The following nucleotide sequence is from Desulfobacterales bacterium.
GGCGAAACCGTCCAGGTCGGCACACCGGTTCTGGAGAGTGTCACGGTACGCGGTCACATCGTTGAGCAGGGCAAGGCAAAAAAAATCATCGTGTTCAAATATAAACGCCGGAAACACTATCGTCGGAAAAACGGTCATCGCCAGCAATTTACAGCAATCAAAATTGACCAGATCGAATGCTAAACGCGTTTTCGATGGGTCAATAAGTTTGAGAATTAAGATTTCGGGAGTTTTCAGATGGCACATAAAAAAGCAGGTGGTAGTTCAAGAAACGGCCGTGATAGTAACGGCCAGCGCCGCGGCGTAAAACGCTACAGCGGCCAGAGTGTCAGCGCCGGCAGCATTTTGGTTCGCCAACTCGGGACCAGAATCCATCCGGGCGAAAATGTGGGCATGGGTAAGGATTACACCCTCTTTTCGCTGGTCGATGGCGTGGTCACCTACGAACGGTTTGGCAAAACCCGTAAAAAAGTAAGCGTATATGGCGCGTGAGTTTCATTGATGAAGCAATTATCATCGTACAATCCGGTCATGGCGGCCGGGGATGCGTCAGTTTTCGGCGCGAAAAATTTATCCCCAAAGGCGGACCGGATGGCGGTGACGGCGGTAAGGGCGGTGATATATTACTAAAAACCACCCTTCGCCGGCGTACGCTTTCACAATTCAGATTTGAAAAACAATTCAAGGCAAAAAACGGCGCACCCGGCCTGGGAAGCCGGAAAACCGGCAAAAACGGCGATGATCTAATCATTGAGCTTCCTCCCGGCACGCTTGTCAAGGATGCGGACTCGGGAGAAACGCTGGTCGACTTCACGCAGCCCGATCAAAGCTTTCTGGTGGCATGCGGCGGTCGCGGCGGTCGCGGCAATGCCCGGTTTAAAACCTCAACCAATCGCGCCCCCCGGCACGCGCAGACGGGTGAGCCCGCTGAAAGCAAAACCCTTGCCTTAGAGCTGAAACTGCTGGCCGATGTCGGCCTTATCGGGCTGCCCAACGCCGGAAAATCCACCTTGATCAGCGCCTTTTCCGCCGCCCATTCCAAAATCGGAAACTATCCGTTTACAACCCTTTCGCCCGTTTTGGGCGTTGTGCATTTGCAGTGGGCGGAGCCCTTTGTGGTGGCCGACATTCCAGGGTTGATCGCGGGCGCGCATCAGGGGGCCGGGCTCGGCACTCAATTTCTTCGCCATATTGAGCGAACAAAGGTGCTCGTTCATCTGATCGATGTGTCGGCCTTGAATATCAACGCGCCGCTGGCAGGATATGAAACAATTTTAAACGAACTGCGACTCTATAACGAGCAAACCGCGGATAAACCCCAGCTCATTGTGCTGAATAAAATGGATATTCCCGGTACCGACAAACTCGCTGATGTCTTTGAAAACGCGCTCGGCGATAAGCCCGTTCTCCACATTTCAGCCCAAAGCGGCGACGGACTGGATTTGCTTTTGACAAGAATCGTTCAATTGCTGGATGTTCCCCATGAATCCGTCTGAAGCCCTTGCACTGACTTCCATTAAGCGCGTCGTTGTCAAGGTCGGCAGCAATGTTTTAACCGCCGAATACGGGCTTAACATGGAAACCATTTTTGCCATCAGCCGCCAGATCTGTTCCCTGATGGACAAGGGTCTGGAAGTGCTTTTGGTGACTTCGGGCGCCATGGCGGCAGGGGTCCGAAAAATCGGATTACCCGGCCGGCCCGATGAAATTCCCAAACGTCAGGCGATTGCGGCCGTAGGCCAACCGGGGCTGATGCTGGCCTATGACACGGCCTTTGGGCAG
It contains:
- the rplU gene encoding 50S ribosomal protein L21, translated to MYAVVATGGKQYKVQEGEVLRVENLDGEVGASVSFDQVLMVADGETVQVGTPVLESVTVRGHIVEQGKAKKIIVFKYKRRKHYRRKNGHRQQFTAIKIDQIEC
- the rpmA gene encoding 50S ribosomal protein L27 → MAHKKAGGSSRNGRDSNGQRRGVKRYSGQSVSAGSILVRQLGTRIHPGENVGMGKDYTLFSLVDGVVTYERFGKTRKKVSVYGA
- the obgE gene encoding GTPase ObgE, whose protein sequence is MSFIDEAIIIVQSGHGGRGCVSFRREKFIPKGGPDGGDGGKGGDILLKTTLRRRTLSQFRFEKQFKAKNGAPGLGSRKTGKNGDDLIIELPPGTLVKDADSGETLVDFTQPDQSFLVACGGRGGRGNARFKTSTNRAPRHAQTGEPAESKTLALELKLLADVGLIGLPNAGKSTLISAFSAAHSKIGNYPFTTLSPVLGVVHLQWAEPFVVADIPGLIAGAHQGAGLGTQFLRHIERTKVLVHLIDVSALNINAPLAGYETILNELRLYNEQTADKPQLIVLNKMDIPGTDKLADVFENALGDKPVLHISAQSGDGLDLLLTRIVQLLDVPHESV